A region of Allocoleopsis franciscana PCC 7113 DNA encodes the following proteins:
- a CDS encoding SRPBCC family protein: protein MTTFKTSREIPATMEQVFAAISDSERLARWWEPAGFTNTFKEINNGNEPNRTNLTHACSTSKRTSVAPETCR from the coding sequence ATGACTACATTCAAAACATCCCGTGAAATCCCGGCGACCATGGAACAAGTCTTTGCCGCCATCAGCGATTCAGAACGTTTGGCGCGGTGGTGGGAACCAGCAGGTTTCACCAACACTTTCAAGGAGATAAACAATGGAAACGAACCAAACCGGACAAACCTCACACATGCCTGTTCAACCTCAAAAAGAACATCAGTGGCTCCAGAAACTTGTCGGTGA
- a CDS encoding VOC family protein, protein MEITASAISLNVDDVTTSAEFVKQHFGFKEEMSAEGFVSLSRPDAGFNLIFLQTGLKSFKPAHLRGHRADGLLVVFVVDDIDREYIRLQSEGVTITTPIETEPWNERFFQVTDPNGVVLQLVQWISEQVSS, encoded by the coding sequence ATGGAAATTACCGCTTCAGCGATTTCACTCAACGTTGATGATGTCACCACGTCGGCTGAGTTCGTCAAGCAACATTTTGGCTTCAAGGAAGAGATGTCAGCCGAGGGTTTTGTATCACTCTCTCGACCCGATGCAGGATTTAATTTAATCTTTCTACAAACTGGGCTGAAAAGCTTTAAGCCAGCCCATCTACGCGGTCATCGAGCGGATGGCTTGCTCGTTGTTTTTGTTGTGGATGACATCGATCGCGAGTATATCCGCTTGCAATCTGAAGGAGTCACAATTACAACTCCGATTGAGACAGAACCCTGGAATGAGCGATTCTTCCAAGTGACCGATCCAAACGGGGTTGTGTTGCAACTGGTGCAATGGATTAGTGAGCAGGTGTCATCATAA
- the ppsA gene encoding phosphoenolpyruvate synthase yields the protein MSSLVVGFQDIDQTKLTVVGGKGANLGELSKIEGICVPDGFCISTEAFQRVIEKTPSIHELLDQLSFLKVNDRDKIHELSSKIRRIIEGIAIPEEISEAIAHFLSRLGEQNAYAVRSSATAEDLPTASFAGQQDTYLNIIGKEAILKHIHKCWASLFTERAVIYRLQNGFDHRKVYLSVVVQKMVFPQAAGILFTADPVTSNRKVLSIEASFGLGEALVSGLVNADSYKVRNGMVIDKKISTKKLAIYALKDGGTKEQEIEPERQNRQALTDEQILQLERIGRTIEAHFGSPQDIEWCLVDDTFYIVQSRPITTLFPIPETNDQENHVFVSVGHNQMMTDAMKPLGLSFFLLTTHAPMHTAGGRLFVDVTATLASPVGRETILNVTLGKSDPLMKDALTTILERGDFVKSLPDDPSPGKSRKGRSLADFQTLNDCDPAIVADLIQQSQTSIEALKQTIQTKSGSDLFDFILEDIQQLKKTHSDSQSFGVLMTGMNASSWINEKMNEWLGEKNAADTLSQSVPNNITSSMGLELLDVADVIRPYPEVIEYLQQVKEDNFLGELVKLEGGQEAQNAIATFLHKYGMRCVGEIDITRTRWSEKPTTLVPTILSNIRNLEPGECDRKFEQGQQEALKKEQELLERLKQLPDGEQKVNETKRMISLIRNFIGYREYPKYGIVSRYFVYKQALLKEVEQLVQAGVIHEKEDIYYLTFEELREVVRTNKLDYPIISKRKDEYKFYEKLTPPRVITSDGEIIAGEYKRENLPAEAIVGLPVSSGVIEGRARIVLNMEDADLEDGDILVTSFTDPSWTPLFVSIKGLVTEVGGLMTHGAVIAREYGLPAVVGVDNATKLIKDGQRIRVHGTEGYVEIL from the coding sequence ATGAGTTCATTGGTGGTTGGTTTTCAAGATATTGATCAAACAAAACTCACCGTTGTTGGAGGGAAAGGCGCGAACCTGGGGGAATTATCCAAAATTGAAGGAATATGTGTACCCGATGGCTTTTGTATTTCTACTGAAGCCTTTCAAAGAGTCATTGAGAAAACACCGTCGATTCACGAATTACTGGATCAGTTATCGTTTCTGAAGGTGAATGATCGAGATAAAATCCATGAACTTAGCAGTAAGATTCGCAGGATCATCGAAGGGATAGCCATTCCTGAAGAAATTAGTGAAGCGATCGCCCACTTTCTCTCCAGACTTGGAGAACAGAATGCTTATGCAGTCCGATCGAGCGCGACCGCAGAGGATTTACCAACCGCCTCCTTTGCAGGCCAGCAGGATACCTATTTGAACATTATCGGCAAGGAAGCAATCCTAAAGCATATCCACAAGTGCTGGGCATCGCTATTTACCGAGAGGGCAGTCATTTACCGCCTGCAAAACGGCTTTGACCATCGTAAAGTCTACCTATCTGTGGTGGTTCAGAAGATGGTCTTCCCGCAGGCGGCAGGAATTTTGTTTACTGCCGATCCCGTCACGTCTAATCGAAAGGTTTTATCCATTGAGGCCAGCTTCGGACTTGGTGAGGCGTTGGTTTCCGGACTGGTGAATGCGGATAGCTATAAAGTGCGGAACGGCATGGTGATCGACAAAAAGATATCCACCAAGAAACTGGCAATTTATGCCCTGAAAGATGGCGGTACGAAAGAACAGGAGATTGAGCCTGAGAGGCAGAATCGGCAAGCGCTGACGGATGAGCAGATTTTGCAGCTTGAGCGCATCGGTAGGACGATCGAAGCACATTTCGGCAGTCCCCAAGACATTGAATGGTGCTTGGTTGATGATACGTTTTACATTGTCCAGAGTCGTCCAATCACGACTTTATTCCCGATTCCTGAAACAAATGATCAGGAAAATCACGTCTTTGTTTCTGTCGGTCACAACCAAATGATGACCGATGCCATGAAACCATTGGGATTGTCTTTTTTCCTTTTAACGACCCATGCACCCATGCACACTGCTGGTGGAAGGTTGTTTGTTGATGTTACAGCGACGCTGGCTTCACCTGTCGGCAGAGAAACTATATTAAACGTCACATTGGGGAAATCTGATCCGCTCATGAAAGACGCACTGACAACCATCTTAGAGCGGGGAGATTTTGTAAAATCGTTACCTGATGATCCAAGTCCCGGCAAAAGCAGGAAAGGGCGATCGCTTGCGGATTTTCAAACCCTAAACGACTGTGATCCGGCGATTGTTGCTGATTTGATTCAACAGAGCCAAACTTCGATCGAAGCGTTAAAACAAACCATCCAAACGAAATCAGGATCGGATTTGTTTGATTTTATCCTGGAAGATATCCAGCAATTAAAGAAGACCCACTCTGATTCACAGAGTTTTGGTGTGCTGATGACGGGTATGAATGCTTCCTCCTGGATTAATGAAAAAATGAACGAGTGGTTAGGCGAAAAAAACGCAGCGGACACGCTTTCTCAATCAGTACCCAACAATATTACTTCGTCCATGGGTCTGGAACTATTGGATGTTGCGGATGTGATTCGTCCTTACCCGGAAGTCATTGAGTATTTGCAACAGGTAAAAGAGGATAACTTTCTCGGTGAATTGGTGAAGCTTGAGGGTGGACAGGAAGCCCAGAACGCGATCGCTACTTTTCTTCACAAATACGGAATGCGATGTGTTGGAGAAATCGATATTACGAGAACTCGTTGGAGCGAAAAACCAACCACACTTGTTCCTACGATTCTCAGTAACATCAGAAACTTAGAGCCTGGTGAGTGCGATCGAAAATTTGAGCAAGGGCAACAGGAAGCTTTAAAGAAAGAACAAGAGCTATTAGAGCGATTGAAGCAACTACCGGATGGCGAACAAAAGGTCAATGAAACAAAACGAATGATAAGCTTGATCCGGAATTTCATCGGCTATCGTGAATATCCCAAATACGGCATCGTGAGTCGCTACTTCGTTTATAAGCAGGCTTTACTTAAAGAAGTCGAACAACTCGTACAAGCGGGCGTTATTCATGAAAAAGAAGATATATACTATCTCACTTTTGAAGAACTTCGCGAAGTCGTCCGCACAAATAAACTGGATTACCCGATCATCAGCAAACGAAAAGACGAGTACAAATTTTATGAAAAACTAACTCCGCCACGTGTGATCACGTCTGATGGTGAAATCATTGCAGGTGAGTACAAACGAGAAAATCTCCCAGCCGAAGCGATTGTCGGTTTACCTGTTTCCTCCGGAGTGATAGAGGGACGAGCACGTATCGTCTTAAACATGGAAGATGCCGATCTGGAAGATGGAGATATATTAGTCACCTCCTTTACTGACCCTAGCTGGACACCCTTGTTTGTATCTATAAAAGGTCTCGTCACCGAAGTGGGTGGACTGATGACCCACGGAGCAGTTATCGCACGGGAATATGGCTTACCAGCAGTTGTCGGAGTGGATAATGCTACCAAACTGATAAAAGATGGGCAACGAATTCGCGTGCATGGAACAGAAGGGTATGTAGAAATCCTATGA
- a CDS encoding response regulator, producing METAIATKRILFIDDELHVRQVVKACLEALGGWNVLLAASGQEGLVKAASEKPDAILLDVMMPEMDGLALLQQLKANPVTGSIPVVFLTARLSLTEPQRFHELGVQGAIAKPFNSLTLVPQIANALGWKVEIQY from the coding sequence ATGGAAACAGCTATAGCTACAAAACGAATTTTATTTATTGATGACGAACTCCACGTCCGACAGGTTGTGAAAGCTTGCCTGGAAGCACTAGGGGGTTGGAATGTGTTACTAGCGGCGTCGGGTCAAGAGGGTTTAGTTAAGGCAGCTTCTGAGAAGCCTGATGCCATTCTACTTGATGTGATGATGCCGGAAATGGATGGTCTGGCTCTATTGCAACAACTAAAAGCCAATCCTGTAACTGGGTCAATCCCAGTCGTGTTTTTAACGGCAAGGCTAAGTTTAACTGAACCCCAACGGTTTCATGAGTTAGGAGTTCAAGGTGCGATCGCTAAACCCTTCAATTCTCTCACCCTGGTTCCCCAAATCGCCAACGCTCTCGGCTGGAAGGTGGAAATTCAGTACTAA
- a CDS encoding response regulator: MPEKRILVIDDEINLCTVIQACLENLGGWETLTALSGKEGLAIAQTQQLDAILLDVMMPDMDGLTLFEKLQNDSTTQAIPVILFTAKVQSTDIAQFAKLGVAGVIAKPFDPLTLAEQVASMLGW, translated from the coding sequence ATGCCAGAAAAGCGCATTCTGGTGATTGATGATGAAATAAATCTCTGTACCGTGATTCAGGCTTGTCTGGAAAACTTAGGGGGTTGGGAGACGCTGACTGCTTTATCAGGTAAAGAAGGACTGGCTATCGCCCAAACTCAACAGCTTGATGCCATCTTACTAGACGTAATGATGCCTGACATGGACGGGCTTACGCTGTTTGAGAAGTTACAAAATGATTCAACGACTCAAGCGATTCCAGTCATTTTATTCACCGCTAAGGTGCAGTCCACTGATATAGCCCAATTTGCGAAACTCGGCGTCGCTGGAGTGATTGCGAAACCGTTTGACCCTTTGACATTGGCAGAGCAAGTGGCTTCCATGCTGGGGTGGTAG